GCGTTGCTGTGCAACCTGCACCGCCTGCGTGAACGCCGGTCATTCCTGGCTATTGGTATCGTTCTGCTGCTGGCGCCCTGGGTGGCCGGCATGGCTCTCAAAGGGCACGCCTGGACCAAGCCTGCCGGCGACCCGCTCAAGGTCGCGGCGCTGCAGGGCAACGTCGAACAGGAGCTGAAGTGGGACCCGGCGCATATCGATGCGCAACTGGCGCTTTACCGCGACATGACGTTCACGACCAAGCCCGTGGACTTGCTGGTGTGGCCGGAAACAGCCGTGCCGATCCTCAAGGACCAGGCGCAGGGCTATATCGACGTGATGGGCCGCTTCGCCGCCGATCGCCACTCGGCACTGATCACTGGGGTGCCGGTGCGTGAAGTGGTGCACCATCAGCGCCGCTACTACAACGGCGTGACCGTGACCGGCGAAGGGGACGGCACCTATCTCAAGCAGAAGCTGGTGCCGTTCGGCGAGTACGTGCCCTTGCAGGACATGCTGCGTGGCCTGATCGAGTTCTTCAACCTGCCAATGTCGGACTTCGCCCGCGGCCCTGAAGACCAGCCGCTGCTGCAAGCCAAGGGTTACCAGATCGCGCCGTACATCTGCTACGAAGTGGTCTACCCGGAGTTCGCCGCAGGCCTCGCCGCGCGCAGCGACCTGTTGCTGACCATCAGCAACGACACCTGGTTCGGCACCTCGATCGGCCCACTGCAGCATTTGCAGATGGCGCAGATGCGCGCGCTTGAAGCCGGGCGCTGGATGATCCGGGCCACCAACAACGGCGTGACCGCACTGATCGATCCGTTCGGCAAGATCACCGCCCAGGTGCCGCAGTTCCAGCAGGCGGTGCTGTATGGCGAGGTGGTGCCGATGCAGCAGCTGACGCCGTACCTGCAATGGCGCTCGTGGCCGCTGGCGATTGTCTGTGTGCTGTTACTGGGGTGGGCGCTGCTGGCGGGGCGTATCGCCAAGACCGTTTGAAATAGCCTCTTCCGGCCCTATCGCCGGCAAGCCGGCGCCTACAGGTACTGCACAGTTTTCGAATCCTGTGCTTTACCTGTAGGAGCCGGCTTGCCGGCGATAAGGCCGGTACAGGCACTACAAGTCTCAATAGAACAACCGATACCCCACCAACCCCACCGCTTCATTGAGCAACTGCCCGCTCTGCCACATCGCCCGGCTCTCCGGTAGAAGGCCGCCAAACGGCCGCGCGTGATCACGTCCAAGGAAACCCATCGGCGCCGGCACGACCTCGAAACCTGCCCGCTCGAAGCTCCAGCGTGAACGTTGCATATGCCAGGCCTGGGTCACCACCACTACACGGCGAATACCCAGCGGCTGCAACACCTGGGCACTGAGCTGGGCGTTTTCCCATGTGGTGCGGCTGGCACCTTCCTGCCATTTGACCTGCACGCCAAAGTCCTCGCGCAGCCGGTCGGCCATCAACTGTGCCTCGCTTGGCGGC
The Pseudomonas sp. KU43P genome window above contains:
- the lnt gene encoding apolipoprotein N-acyltransferase; its protein translation is MRWITRPGWPGNLLALAAGASTLLALAPFDIWPLALLSIAVLYLGLRELNPRQAMWRGWWFGFGLYGAGTWWIYVSMNTYGGASPLLAIVLLLAFFAALAWFFALPTWLWARWLRRNEAPLADALCFAALWLLQEAFRGWFLTGFPWLYAGYSQLDGPLAGLAPLGGVWLISFILALSAALLCNLHRLRERRSFLAIGIVLLLAPWVAGMALKGHAWTKPAGDPLKVAALQGNVEQELKWDPAHIDAQLALYRDMTFTTKPVDLLVWPETAVPILKDQAQGYIDVMGRFAADRHSALITGVPVREVVHHQRRYYNGVTVTGEGDGTYLKQKLVPFGEYVPLQDMLRGLIEFFNLPMSDFARGPEDQPLLQAKGYQIAPYICYEVVYPEFAAGLAARSDLLLTISNDTWFGTSIGPLQHLQMAQMRALEAGRWMIRATNNGVTALIDPFGKITAQVPQFQQAVLYGEVVPMQQLTPYLQWRSWPLAIVCVLLLGWALLAGRIAKTV